A stretch of the Papaver somniferum cultivar HN1 chromosome 6, ASM357369v1, whole genome shotgun sequence genome encodes the following:
- the LOC113291460 gene encoding uncharacterized protein LOC113291460 produces the protein MIHAAVQCDPSQPELLLSCMYGYCDYSKKKAQWEFIKDIGLNISQPWVLLGDLNFHILDSSSSAISSGDGFVNSIIQEVGLQDLGFIGIEHTWSNNNLGTSKKKSRLDMAFTNGAWSLHFQESKLLHLTQSGSDHFPVMLVTYYSQPKLWKPFKFFQTWLQDRTCAAEIAKAREKSVQGSLGYKLIKRLQFTRITLSKWNKTYFGNIDQNVDNLQ, from the coding sequence ATGATTCACGCTGCAGTTCAATGTGATCCTAGTCAACCTGAATTATTATTATCCTGTATGTATGGATACTGTGATTATtctaagaagaaagctcaatgGGAATTTATCAAAGACATTGGACTCAACATTTCTCAACCCTGGGTTCttcttggtgatcttaatttccATATACTAGATTCTTCTTCATCAGCAATTTCTTCAGGTGATGGCTTTGTTAATTCTATCATTCAGGAAGTGGGTTTGCAAGATTTGGGTTTTATAGGCATAGAACATACTTGGTCAAATAATAACTTGGGAACTAGTAAAAAGAAATCAAGACTAGATATGGCTTTCACTAATGGTGCTTGGAGTCTACACTTTCAAGAATCTAAACTTCTTCATTTAACTCAAAGTGGAAGTGATCACTTCCCTGTGATGTTAGTGACATATTACTCTCAGCCAAAACTTTGGAAGCCTTTTAAATTCTTTCAGACTTGGCTTCAAGATAGAACTTGTGCAGCTGAAATTGCTAAAGCTCGGGAAAAATCAGTTCAAGGCTCTCTAGGTTACAAGCTCATTAAAAGGCTTCAGTTCACCAGGATTACTTTATCCAAATGGAACAAAACTTATTTTGGAAACATTGATCAGAATGTGGATAATCTCCAATAA
- the LOC113286147 gene encoding thioredoxin domain-containing protein 9 homolog gives MDRSKVQEIIEQQVLTVAKAFEEKLDDEISALDRVDLDDIDALRERRLQQMKKMAEKRNRWISLGHGEYSEIQSEKDFFTVVKASERVVCHFYRENWPCKVIDKHMTILAKKHIETRFVKINAEKSPFLAEKLKIIVLPTLALIKNTKVDDYVVGFDELGGTDDFSTEELEERIARSQVIIFEGESSSLSLSKPHTRNVRQSQRSDSDSD, from the exons ATGGATCGTTCAAAAGTTCAAGAG ATTATAGAACAGCAAGTATTAACAGTAGCAAAAGCATTTGAAGAAAAACTTGATGATGAGATATCAGCATTAGATCGTGTtgatcttgatgatattgatgcaTTAAGAGAAAGAAGATTACAACAGATGAAGAAAATGGCTGAGAAAAGAAATCGTTGGATCTCTCTAGGTCATGGTGAATATAGTGAGATCCAATCTGAAAAAGATTTCTTTACTGTTGTTAAAGCTAGTGAACGTGTTGTTTGTCATTTCTATCGGGAGAATTGGCCTTGCAAG GTGATTGACAAGCACATGACGATTCTGGCGAAAAAACACATAGAGACTCGATTTGTGAAAATTAATGCCGAGAAAAGTCCTTTCCTGGCTGAGAAGCTTAAGATAATTGTACTTCCAACTCTTGCCCTTATCAAGAATACCAAAGTCGATGACTACGTG GTAGGATTTGACGAGTTAGGAGGGACAGATGATTTTAGCACCGAGGAGCTTGAAGAAAGAATTGCAAGATCTCAAGTCATAATATTTGAGGGTGAATCATCGTCTCTAAGCCTGTCCAAGCCCCACACTAGAAACGTACGCCAAAGCCAGCGGTCAGATTCAGACTCAGATTAA